A window of the Paraburkholderia sp. ZP32-5 genome harbors these coding sequences:
- the tkt gene encoding transketolase yields the protein MSAVAQSLTDPATRRMADALRMLAIDAVEAAKSGHPGMPLGMAEIAVALWDRHLKHNPRNPAWPDRDRFILSNGHGSMLLYGLLHLTGYDLPIDELKRFRQLHSKTPGHPEVGVTPGVETTTGPLGQGLANGVGMALAEALLAREFNRPGQRIVDHRTYVFAGDGCLMEGVSHEAASLAGTLKLDKLTVLYDDNGISIDGHVAQWFADDTPARFAAYGWHVVRDVDGHDVDAVDRALHAARASDRPTLICCRTVIGQGAPSKAGTHDVHGAPLGADEVERTRRALGWTYPPFVIPDEVRARFDANERGAAAEADWRARFDAYRKRYPGEAAEFERRTQGGLPAHWHDTVHALLRDADVAGESVATRKASQKAIAALARSLPEMLGGSADLTGSNLTDWPGAVEVRVDGENDGDNKNNDSHGLRGGNYLHYGVREFGMSAAMNGIALHRGYLPFGGTFLTFSDYSRNALRMAALMKTRAIFVFTHDSIGLGEDGPTHQAVEHAASLRLIPGLDVWRPCDTVETARAWISAVERDGPSCLLLSRQNLPFVTRSAAQIADIARGAYVLRDWAADSAHQQPVRIVLIATGSEVALALDAVAPLAAAGIAARVVSMPSTSVFDRQPREWRDAVLPPDVRRVAIEAGVRAFWRQYVGLEGGVVGIDTFGESAPAAALFEYFKLNTQALVDEARRVAHGGR from the coding sequence ATGAGTGCAGTGGCTCAATCGCTGACCGATCCCGCCACCCGCCGGATGGCCGACGCGCTGCGGATGCTCGCGATCGACGCGGTGGAAGCGGCGAAATCGGGGCATCCCGGCATGCCGCTCGGCATGGCCGAGATCGCGGTCGCGTTGTGGGACCGGCATCTGAAGCACAATCCGCGTAATCCGGCGTGGCCCGATCGCGACCGCTTCATCCTGTCGAACGGACACGGCTCGATGCTGCTGTACGGGTTGCTGCATCTGACCGGCTACGACCTGCCCATCGATGAATTGAAGCGCTTTCGGCAGTTGCATAGCAAAACGCCGGGGCACCCGGAGGTGGGCGTGACGCCCGGCGTCGAAACGACCACCGGGCCGCTTGGGCAAGGTCTCGCGAACGGGGTCGGCATGGCCCTCGCCGAGGCATTGCTCGCGCGCGAATTCAACCGACCCGGCCAGCGGATCGTCGATCACCGCACCTATGTGTTCGCCGGTGACGGCTGCCTGATGGAAGGCGTCTCGCACGAAGCGGCATCGCTTGCGGGCACGCTGAAACTCGACAAGCTGACGGTGCTGTACGACGACAACGGCATTTCGATCGACGGCCACGTCGCGCAGTGGTTCGCCGACGATACGCCCGCGCGCTTCGCGGCCTATGGCTGGCACGTGGTGCGCGACGTGGATGGCCACGACGTCGACGCGGTCGATCGCGCGTTGCACGCGGCGCGCGCGAGCGACCGGCCGACGCTGATCTGCTGCCGCACGGTGATCGGCCAGGGCGCGCCGTCGAAGGCCGGTACGCACGACGTGCACGGCGCGCCGCTCGGCGCGGACGAAGTCGAACGCACGCGGCGCGCGCTCGGCTGGACCTATCCGCCGTTCGTGATTCCGGACGAGGTCCGCGCGCGCTTCGACGCGAACGAGCGCGGCGCCGCCGCCGAAGCGGACTGGCGCGCGCGTTTCGATGCCTATCGCAAGCGCTATCCGGGCGAGGCGGCCGAATTCGAGCGGCGCACGCAGGGCGGGCTGCCCGCGCATTGGCACGACACGGTGCACGCGCTGCTGCGCGATGCGGATGTCGCGGGTGAGTCGGTGGCGACGCGCAAGGCTTCGCAAAAGGCGATCGCCGCGCTCGCGCGTAGCCTGCCGGAAATGCTCGGCGGCTCGGCGGATCTGACCGGCTCGAACCTGACTGATTGGCCCGGCGCGGTCGAGGTTCGTGTCGACGGCGAGAACGACGGTGACAACAAGAACAACGATAGTCACGGCCTGCGCGGCGGCAACTATCTGCACTATGGCGTGCGCGAATTCGGCATGAGCGCGGCGATGAACGGCATCGCGCTGCATCGCGGCTATCTGCCGTTCGGCGGCACCTTCCTGACGTTCTCCGACTATTCGCGCAACGCATTGCGGATGGCCGCGCTGATGAAAACGCGCGCGATCTTCGTGTTCACGCACGACTCGATCGGTCTCGGCGAAGACGGCCCGACCCACCAGGCCGTCGAACATGCGGCAAGTCTGCGGCTGATTCCGGGGCTCGACGTCTGGCGTCCGTGCGACACCGTCGAAACCGCGCGGGCATGGATCAGCGCGGTCGAGCGGGACGGCCCTTCGTGTCTGTTGCTGAGCCGGCAGAACCTGCCGTTCGTCACGCGGTCGGCCGCGCAGATCGCCGACATCGCGCGCGGCGCTTATGTGCTGCGCGACTGGGCGGCCGACTCAGCACATCAACAACCCGTGCGGATCGTGCTGATTGCGACCGGTTCCGAAGTCGCGCTCGCACTCGATGCGGTCGCGCCGCTCGCGGCCGCCGGCATCGCCGCGCGCGTGGTGTCGATGCCGTCCACCAGTGTGTTCGACCGCCAGCCGCGCGAGTGGCGCGACGCGGTGCTGCCGCCGGACGTGCGGCGCGTCGCGATCGAAGCAGGCGTGCGCGCGTTCTGGCGGCAATATGTCGGGCTCGAAGGCGGCGTGGTCGGCATCGATACGTTCGGCGAATCGGCGCCCGCCGCCGCGCTGTTCGAGTATTTCAAGCTGAACACGCAGGCGCTGGTCGACGAAGCACGCCGCGTCGCGCACGGCGGTCGCTAA
- a CDS encoding phosphoribulokinase has protein sequence MSVKHPIIAVTGSSGAGTTTVMKSFMHIFRREHINAQIVEGDAFHRYDRNGMRAAMQERERDGVSNFSHFGPEANLLEELEALFTSYGESGSGQFRHYVHDAGEAVLYKQDGGTFTPWEDVAPDTDLMFYEGLHGAAVTDKVDIARHADLLIGVVPIINLEWIQKLHRDQTMRGYTHEAVVDTILRRMPDYVNYICPQFSRTHVNFQRVPTVDTSNPFIAREIPQPDESFVVIRFARPKGIDFQYLLTMLHDSFMSRPNVIVVPGGKMGLAMQLIFTPMILQLIDRRARA, from the coding sequence ATGTCAGTCAAACATCCGATCATCGCGGTGACCGGCTCCAGCGGCGCGGGCACCACCACCGTCATGAAGAGCTTCATGCATATCTTCAGACGCGAGCACATCAACGCGCAGATCGTCGAAGGCGACGCGTTCCATCGCTACGACCGCAACGGCATGCGCGCGGCGATGCAGGAACGCGAACGCGACGGCGTGTCGAATTTCAGCCATTTCGGCCCGGAAGCGAATCTGCTCGAAGAGCTGGAGGCGCTGTTCACGAGCTATGGAGAAAGCGGCAGCGGCCAGTTTCGCCACTATGTGCACGATGCCGGCGAAGCGGTGCTGTACAAACAGGACGGCGGCACCTTCACGCCATGGGAGGACGTCGCGCCCGACACCGACCTGATGTTCTACGAGGGGCTGCACGGCGCGGCCGTGACCGACAAGGTGGATATCGCGCGGCACGCGGATCTGCTGATCGGTGTCGTGCCGATCATCAACCTCGAATGGATCCAGAAGCTGCACCGCGATCAGACGATGCGCGGCTACACGCACGAAGCGGTGGTCGACACGATTCTGCGGCGCATGCCGGACTACGTGAACTACATCTGCCCGCAGTTCTCGCGCACGCATGTGAATTTTCAGCGCGTGCCGACGGTGGACACGTCGAATCCGTTTATCGCCCGTGAGATTCCGCAGCCGGACGAGAGCTTCGTCGTGATCCGCTTCGCGCGGCCGAAGGGGATCGACTTTCAGTATCTGCTGACGATGCTGCACGACTCGTTCATGTCGCGCCCGAATGTGATCGTCGTGCCGGGCGGCAAGATGGGACTCGCGATGCAACTGATCTTCACGCCGATGATTCTGCAACTGATCGACCGGCGCGCGCGAGCCTGA
- a CDS encoding class 1 fructose-bisphosphatase, translating to MQDGRTTLSKFLIDTLDRQPGCTGAPETAGLSALLIDVAAAIKSISAMLTKGALGGNYGSAQTVNTHGEEQKKLDVATNEIFVQQCEWDGLLAAMVSEEMEHVYAIPSEYPRGEYLLAFDPLDGSSNIDINGVVGSIFSVLRVGESAQCAEGMEAAACEAAFLRPGCEQVAAGYAVYGPSTMLVLSVGNGTHGFTLEREIGNFVLTHSNIRIPDDTAEFAINASNERFWEPPVRRYVQECKDGRSGCRARDFNMRWIASMVAEVHRILMRGGVFMYPRDSKTPAMEGRLRLLYEANPMSFLIEQAGGLSITGRERILDVRPRSLHGRVPVILGSKNEVERIARYHGEYDRGEDKPFTSPLFGTRSLFLPDFTA from the coding sequence ATGCAGGACGGACGCACGACACTTTCGAAATTCCTGATCGACACGCTCGATCGCCAGCCCGGTTGCACCGGCGCGCCGGAAACGGCGGGACTGTCGGCGTTGCTGATCGATGTGGCCGCAGCGATCAAATCGATCTCGGCGATGCTGACCAAAGGCGCGCTCGGCGGCAACTACGGCTCCGCGCAAACCGTCAACACGCACGGCGAGGAGCAGAAAAAGCTCGACGTCGCGACCAACGAAATCTTCGTGCAGCAATGCGAATGGGACGGGCTGCTCGCGGCGATGGTGTCCGAGGAAATGGAGCACGTGTACGCGATTCCGTCCGAGTACCCGCGCGGCGAGTATCTGCTCGCATTCGATCCGCTCGATGGCTCGTCGAATATCGACATCAATGGTGTGGTCGGGTCGATCTTCTCGGTGCTGCGCGTGGGCGAATCGGCCCAATGCGCGGAAGGCATGGAAGCGGCGGCTTGCGAGGCCGCGTTTCTGCGCCCCGGCTGCGAACAGGTCGCGGCCGGCTACGCGGTGTATGGACCATCGACGATGCTGGTGCTGTCGGTCGGCAACGGCACGCACGGCTTCACGCTGGAGCGCGAGATCGGCAATTTCGTGCTCACGCATTCGAATATCCGGATTCCCGACGATACCGCCGAATTCGCGATCAACGCATCGAACGAGCGCTTCTGGGAACCGCCGGTGCGTCGCTATGTACAGGAATGCAAGGACGGGCGCAGCGGCTGCCGCGCGCGCGACTTCAATATGCGCTGGATCGCGTCGATGGTCGCGGAAGTGCATCGCATCCTGATGCGCGGCGGCGTGTTCATGTACCCGCGCGATTCGAAAACGCCCGCAATGGAAGGGCGCTTGCGGCTGCTCTACGAGGCGAACCCGATGAGCTTTCTGATTGAGCAGGCAGGCGGTCTGTCGATCACTGGGCGCGAGCGCATTCTCGACGTCCGTCCGCGTTCGCTGCATGGCCGCGTGCCGGTGATCCTCGGCTCGAAGAACGAGGTGGAGCGCATCGCGCGCTATCACGGTGAATACGACCGCGGCGAGGACAAGCCCTTTACGTCGCCGCTATTCGGCACGCGCTCGCTGTTTTTGCCCGACTTTACCGCTTGA